Proteins from a single region of Halobaculum sp. CBA1158:
- a CDS encoding metal-sulfur cluster assembly factor, translating into MSTQNVRVSGSGIAADGSVSEIERRLVERIDAEVMDPHIPVSLVEMGMIYDVRYDAGDVTVDMTYPCMGCPAYQMLQDDIEESLRGFDEVDDVSIEVVWDPVWSKDRLDEEVQQKLRESGTAI; encoded by the coding sequence ATGAGCACACAGAACGTACGCGTGTCGGGATCCGGAATCGCGGCCGACGGGTCCGTCTCGGAGATCGAACGCCGGCTGGTCGAACGGATCGACGCGGAAGTAATGGACCCGCACATCCCGGTCAGCCTGGTCGAGATGGGCATGATCTACGACGTCCGGTACGACGCCGGCGACGTGACCGTGGACATGACCTACCCCTGCATGGGCTGTCCGGCCTACCAGATGCTGCAGGACGACATCGAGGAGAGCCTCCGCGGGTTCGACGAGGTCGACGACGTCTCGATCGAGGTCGTCTGGGACCCGGTCTGGTCGAAGGACCGACTCGACGAGGAGGTCCAACAGAAGCTGCGGGAGTCGGGGACGGCGATATGA
- a CDS encoding ABC transporter ATP-binding protein produces the protein MIEADEIDASYGGIQVLWDLSVSVSEDDGVVAIVGPNGAGKSTLLRILSGLHPIDDGRVTLWGEDIDTLEPSDIVRKGFVHVSEERNLFGEMSVKENLEMGAYTRRDTLEENLREMYELFPVLEERKDQSAGSLSGGEQQMLAIARGLMAEPKILALDEPSEGLAPQITTRMFEKIEAISEDVTVLIIEQHVHRALSLAERAYLLENGEIVTEDTGQGLLDSEHVEQAYL, from the coding sequence ATGATCGAGGCAGACGAGATCGACGCCTCCTACGGCGGGATACAGGTGTTGTGGGACCTCTCCGTGTCGGTATCGGAAGACGACGGCGTGGTCGCAATCGTGGGCCCCAACGGCGCGGGCAAGTCGACGCTCCTGCGGATCCTCTCGGGACTTCACCCCATCGACGACGGCCGGGTGACGCTGTGGGGAGAGGACATCGACACGCTCGAGCCCTCGGACATCGTCCGCAAGGGATTCGTCCACGTCTCCGAGGAGCGGAACCTCTTCGGCGAGATGAGCGTCAAGGAGAACCTCGAGATGGGTGCGTACACTCGCCGGGACACCCTCGAGGAGAACCTCCGTGAGATGTACGAGCTGTTCCCGGTCCTCGAGGAGCGCAAGGACCAGAGCGCCGGGTCGCTCTCGGGCGGGGAACAGCAGATGCTCGCGATCGCACGCGGGCTCATGGCGGAGCCGAAGATCCTCGCGCTCGACGAACCCAGCGAGGGGCTCGCTCCCCAGATCACGACTCGGATGTTCGAGAAGATCGAAGCGATCAGCGAGGACGTGACCGTGCTGATCATCGAACAGCACGTCCACCGCGCGCTCTCGCTGGCCGAGCGGGCGTATCTGCTGGAGAACGGTGAGATCGTCACCGAGGACACCGGCCAGGGACTATTGGACTCCGAACACGTCGAGCAGGCGTACCTCTGA
- a CDS encoding branched-chain amino acid ABC transporter permease produces MVTISTMAAVAIDGLAFGVFLALLGVGITLVFGLGEVLNLSIGVFSVIAVLIASWAVNSGQGVIVAAVIGVLVAAGIGLLVDRTLLSLVYRSTGEERILLGIFVTLGLTVFLDGFFINGLSLTSGIAIPSFPGSYGLPVDLPTVTIGAAVVRSSSLVVIGVGAVALAILFSFLRLTYLGKATRTVFQDEQGAQLVGVNPRRIRTLIFVLSVTVAGIAGVVWAVGQTVSVADGFQYTTFALIVSIVGGVRSLGGAIVAGVLLGFVNQFANFFVGSYVATVILFGAAIVFLLAKPEAIA; encoded by the coding sequence ATGGTAACAATCAGCACGATGGCCGCTGTCGCCATCGACGGACTCGCCTTCGGTGTCTTTCTGGCACTACTGGGCGTCGGTATCACGCTCGTCTTCGGGCTCGGGGAGGTACTCAACCTCTCCATCGGCGTGTTCTCCGTGATCGCGGTACTGATCGCCTCCTGGGCCGTCAACAGCGGCCAGGGCGTGATCGTCGCCGCGGTAATCGGCGTACTCGTCGCGGCCGGGATCGGGCTTCTCGTCGACCGAACGCTCCTCTCGTTGGTGTATCGCTCGACCGGTGAGGAACGGATCCTCCTCGGGATTTTCGTGACGCTTGGACTGACCGTGTTCCTGGACGGCTTCTTCATCAACGGACTGAGCCTCACGTCGGGGATAGCCATCCCCTCGTTCCCGGGGAGCTACGGGCTTCCGGTCGATCTGCCGACGGTCACGATCGGAGCGGCAGTAGTCAGGAGCAGTTCGCTCGTCGTGATCGGGGTCGGGGCCGTCGCGCTCGCGATCCTGTTCAGTTTCCTCCGGCTGACGTACCTCGGAAAGGCGACGCGGACTGTGTTCCAAGACGAGCAGGGCGCACAGCTCGTGGGTGTCAACCCCCGCCGCATCCGCACGCTCATCTTCGTCCTCTCCGTCACGGTCGCGGGCATCGCCGGAGTCGTCTGGGCGGTCGGGCAGACCGTTTCGGTCGCCGACGGCTTCCAGTACACGACGTTCGCGCTCATCGTGTCGATCGTCGGCGGCGTCCGGAGTCTCGGCGGCGCGATCGTCGCCGGGGTGCTCCTCGGGTTCGTTAACCAGTTCGCGAACTTCTTCGTCGGCTCGTACGTGGCGACGGTCATCCTCTTCGGGGCGGCGATCGTGTTCCTGCTGGCCAAGCCGGAGGCGATAGCATGA
- a CDS encoding Phenylacetic acid catabolic protein, with translation MTDDWTPEAVDYVQAIADTKLMLSHWYAEQAFIGPTIQDNIALFSLTQDEYGQVRQFFLQLEGQGRDADWLRSDRDGDEFFNAATTDEAAPDWTRFEVRFGLTDRAAHLMFDAIVHDDFTGLTDKMSEEEYSHFDFHDGWLEHLAEAEPAEFEAALEESLADVLAFIGPAAYDDETDPLVASGFTDRSVAELREAFLDHLAGLIEGTSVTVPDPDPVSTAEWDERRRRLIGGGIGPDVLETIRGDRNKEFAME, from the coding sequence ATGACCGACGACTGGACGCCGGAGGCGGTCGACTACGTGCAGGCGATCGCCGACACGAAGCTGATGCTGTCGCATTGGTACGCCGAGCAGGCGTTCATTGGGCCGACCATCCAGGACAACATCGCGCTGTTCAGCCTCACGCAGGACGAGTACGGACAGGTGCGTCAGTTCTTCCTCCAACTCGAGGGACAGGGTCGCGACGCCGACTGGCTCCGGAGCGACCGCGACGGCGACGAGTTCTTCAACGCCGCGACCACCGACGAGGCGGCTCCCGACTGGACGCGCTTCGAGGTGCGGTTCGGGCTCACCGACCGCGCGGCACACCTCATGTTCGACGCCATCGTCCACGACGACTTCACCGGGCTCACGGACAAGATGAGCGAGGAGGAGTACTCCCACTTCGACTTCCACGACGGCTGGCTCGAACACCTCGCGGAGGCCGAGCCGGCGGAGTTCGAGGCGGCCCTCGAGGAGTCGCTGGCGGACGTGCTGGCGTTCATCGGTCCGGCCGCCTACGACGACGAGACCGACCCGCTCGTGGCGTCCGGCTTCACCGACCGCTCGGTCGCCGAACTTCGCGAGGCCTTCCTCGACCACCTCGCGGGCCTCATCGAGGGGACCTCCGTCACGGTCCCCGACCCTGATCCGGTGTCGACGGCCGAGTGGGACGAGCGTCGCCGCCGGCTGATCGGCGGCGGGATCGGACCGGACGTCCTCGAGACCATCCGGGGCGACCGGAACAAGGAGTTCGCCATGGAATGA
- a CDS encoding GNAT family N-acetyltransferase: MDITVREARSEDGDALLDLWYEFTDHLSEFDDRYGAKDGADDHWLSYFQNQLVDSKYSAVLLAESDDEFVGVLEVRIVGEHPIFQLERHGQIHGLFVRERARDEGVGRALLEAAAAWLSEDPRGVDFYRVDAIEGDDEAATALSELGLTPVKHTFEGRID, translated from the coding sequence ATGGATATCACCGTTCGCGAGGCGAGATCGGAGGACGGCGACGCGCTCCTCGATCTGTGGTACGAGTTCACGGACCACCTCTCGGAGTTCGACGACCGCTACGGTGCCAAGGACGGTGCCGACGACCACTGGCTTTCGTACTTTCAGAACCAGCTCGTCGACTCGAAGTACAGCGCCGTCCTGCTCGCCGAGAGCGACGACGAGTTCGTCGGCGTCCTCGAGGTTCGGATCGTCGGCGAGCACCCGATCTTCCAACTGGAGCGACACGGCCAGATACACGGGTTGTTCGTGCGCGAACGCGCTCGCGACGAGGGCGTCGGCCGGGCGCTGCTGGAGGCGGCCGCGGCGTGGCTCAGCGAGGACCCGCGCGGCGTCGACTTCTACCGGGTCGACGCCATCGAGGGGGACGACGAGGCGGCCACGGCGCTTTCGGAACTGGGACTGACGCCCGTGAAGCACACGTTCGAGGGGAGGATCGACTGA
- a CDS encoding ABC transporter substrate-binding protein, which translates to MTRINRRAFLKASGGTATLGVLAGCSGNGGNGGDDGGDNGGGSSDPITIGALEPVSGPFAAWATPHRDGLQFAVEEINANGGVLDGRDLEVSVTDTGADAGQADSSFRRLVEQDGAVATTGAVSSDVGIRVSQTAEELQVPHLLHMSGADDVITQETRHVFRVGLNPASTYIQAQASAFAEADYSNVGAIIGDYAWGRSAETAINEYFDVDVNIQVAPVGASDFTSYLRQFSDDLEMLISSGHPPGGVSIANQAYEVGLNPDVITGSSAPPQLLTGALSEEAIENYVHIHNSNPYEEAFTEVGSAFAEEYDMQFNTHTAYGYVTAYILAAGIEEAGSTEPTEIANGIRNTSVDTLFAEPIQWNEYGELDQQVVLFSNLLLEAPSYDSNGNHSYEELYRSEPVPARVPGE; encoded by the coding sequence ATGACACGCATAAACAGGCGTGCGTTTCTGAAGGCCAGCGGTGGTACAGCAACCCTCGGCGTCCTCGCAGGATGTTCGGGTAACGGCGGAAACGGTGGCGACGACGGCGGCGACAACGGCGGCGGAAGTTCCGACCCGATCACCATCGGCGCGCTCGAGCCGGTATCCGGGCCGTTCGCCGCGTGGGCGACCCCCCACCGCGACGGGCTCCAGTTCGCAGTCGAGGAGATCAACGCCAACGGCGGCGTGCTCGACGGTCGCGACCTCGAAGTCAGCGTGACCGACACCGGTGCCGACGCCGGACAGGCGGACTCGAGCTTCCGGCGGCTCGTCGAACAGGACGGTGCCGTCGCGACGACCGGCGCGGTCTCCTCCGACGTCGGGATCCGCGTCTCACAGACCGCCGAGGAGCTTCAGGTGCCGCACCTGCTCCACATGTCCGGCGCTGACGACGTAATCACACAGGAGACGCGACACGTGTTCCGAGTCGGACTCAACCCCGCGTCGACGTACATCCAGGCGCAGGCGAGCGCCTTCGCCGAGGCCGACTACTCGAACGTCGGCGCGATCATCGGCGACTACGCGTGGGGGCGGTCGGCCGAGACCGCCATCAACGAGTACTTCGATGTCGACGTGAACATCCAGGTCGCACCCGTCGGCGCGAGCGACTTCACGTCCTACCTGCGGCAGTTCTCCGACGACCTGGAGATGCTCATCTCGAGCGGCCACCCGCCGGGCGGGGTCAGCATCGCGAACCAGGCGTACGAGGTCGGACTGAACCCCGACGTTATCACCGGATCGAGCGCCCCGCCGCAACTGCTTACGGGCGCGCTCTCCGAGGAGGCGATCGAGAACTACGTCCACATCCACAACTCGAACCCGTACGAGGAGGCGTTCACGGAGGTGGGCAGCGCCTTCGCCGAGGAGTACGACATGCAGTTCAACACTCACACCGCCTACGGGTACGTCACCGCGTACATCCTGGCGGCGGGTATCGAGGAGGCCGGCTCGACCGAGCCGACCGAGATCGCGAACGGCATCCGGAACACGTCCGTCGACACGCTGTTCGCCGAGCCGATCCAGTGGAACGAGTACGGCGAACTGGACCAGCAGGTCGTGCTGTTCAGCAACCTCCTTCTGGAGGCTCCCTCGTACGACTCGAACGGTAACCACAGCTACGAGGAGCTCTACCGGTCCGAGCCGGTTCCGGCCCGAGTGCCCGGGGAGTAA
- a CDS encoding Phenylacetic acid catabolic protein: MAAKSPPESEEKLQRQIQNGRMIESVAEMTPGYRDAVVTPLKVNADIELMSAPALFEQAMNAPSLDARNAELSTIQDEVGHSYISLRLLRNLGVDIDEYLYEREPEEWRSAYAFEMYLDDFAEQTVFHAFLDRGGLVLLSDIYENTSYAPWKRALLKVEKEEQFHIRHGETWFRRLANKNGTTKRKVQDAVDWLFPMGLELFGFPDDLKTRTEQLDYGIKGLSNDELRQEWMSHVVPLCEEHDIDVPAHYDADADEYVLEFDFPVAFTDEEKRWHFDDPVSWDDVLDRWRSGGPARDDFVEMIQTGDIYDGVIGHGA; the protein is encoded by the coding sequence ATGGCAGCCAAGAGCCCACCGGAGAGTGAGGAGAAACTGCAGCGTCAGATCCAGAACGGCCGGATGATCGAGTCGGTCGCGGAGATGACCCCCGGCTACCGGGACGCGGTGGTGACCCCGCTGAAGGTGAACGCGGACATCGAGCTGATGAGCGCGCCCGCGCTGTTCGAGCAGGCGATGAACGCGCCGAGCCTCGACGCGCGCAACGCCGAACTGTCGACCATTCAAGACGAGGTCGGCCACTCGTACATCTCGCTGCGGCTGCTTCGCAACCTCGGCGTCGACATCGACGAGTACCTCTACGAGCGCGAGCCCGAGGAGTGGCGGTCGGCGTACGCCTTCGAGATGTACCTCGACGACTTCGCCGAGCAGACCGTCTTCCACGCGTTCCTCGACCGCGGGGGGCTCGTCCTGCTCTCGGACATCTACGAGAACACCTCCTACGCGCCGTGGAAGCGGGCGCTGCTGAAAGTGGAGAAAGAAGAGCAGTTCCACATCCGTCACGGCGAGACGTGGTTCCGCCGCCTCGCGAACAAGAACGGCACGACGAAACGGAAGGTCCAGGACGCCGTCGACTGGCTGTTCCCGATGGGGCTGGAGCTGTTCGGGTTCCCGGACGACCTGAAGACCCGCACAGAGCAGCTCGACTACGGAATCAAGGGGCTGTCCAACGACGAACTCCGCCAGGAGTGGATGAGCCACGTCGTCCCGCTGTGCGAGGAGCACGACATCGACGTACCGGCCCACTACGACGCCGACGCGGACGAGTACGTCCTCGAGTTCGACTTCCCCGTCGCGTTCACCGACGAGGAGAAGCGCTGGCACTTCGACGACCCCGTCTCGTGGGACGACGTCCTCGACCGCTGGCGCAGCGGCGGTCCCGCCCGCGACGACTTCGTCGAGATGATCCAGACCGGCGACATCTACGACGGCGTCATCGGACACGGCGCGTGA
- a CDS encoding 2Fe-2S iron-sulfur cluster-binding protein: MVETYEVEFVEEGVTVEVPANKSILDVAEEMGLQLPYRCRRGICGVCCAQREEGGEVDQSEGMFLSPSEEEEGYVLTCVGKPLSDLRIETNSAP, translated from the coding sequence ATGGTGGAGACGTACGAGGTCGAGTTCGTCGAGGAGGGCGTCACGGTCGAGGTGCCCGCGAACAAGTCGATCCTCGACGTGGCCGAAGAGATGGGACTCCAACTCCCCTACCGGTGTCGACGAGGGATCTGCGGCGTCTGTTGTGCCCAACGCGAGGAGGGAGGCGAGGTCGACCAGTCCGAGGGGATGTTCCTCTCGCCGTCCGAGGAGGAGGAGGGCTACGTGTTGACGTGTGTCGGCAAGCCCCTGTCGGACCTCCGAATCGAGACGAACTCCGCGCCGTGA
- a CDS encoding branched-chain amino acid ABC transporter permease codes for MNALPRGELGRVGLVTALLAIAPLPVLGSSYYESILAHLVVVAMFGVALNIVFGQTDQLFLFMGGLAGVGGYGTAIMADEFGVTAWLTLPIAAFIAGLIGVAVSWVSAKRKFTVVLISILTLNLQIVLSEVFVGARGLTGGSTGFPYRYFSLDTIAGPIGVGEKLVLYYVLLVLLFALLVLYVWLVNSRFGVAFAAIREDEVAASSIGVDVVRYKVIAGFIAAFVFGFVGAFYAREAAYILPGSFAFLTVDVLVLIVLIVGGLRTTLGPVVGAGIVVALEEVLVQSFTDWREPIFGLMLIFLFLYFRSGVVPVLDDLVERYAPWNDGDADPPPEGTAD; via the coding sequence ATGAACGCGCTTCCGAGGGGAGAACTCGGCCGCGTCGGCCTCGTCACCGCCCTGCTGGCGATCGCACCGCTCCCGGTGCTCGGCAGCAGCTACTACGAGAGCATCCTCGCGCACCTGGTGGTCGTGGCGATGTTCGGCGTCGCGTTGAACATCGTCTTCGGGCAGACCGACCAGCTGTTCCTGTTCATGGGCGGACTGGCCGGCGTCGGCGGCTACGGAACGGCGATCATGGCAGACGAGTTCGGTGTCACCGCGTGGCTCACGCTCCCCATCGCCGCGTTCATCGCCGGCCTGATCGGGGTCGCCGTGAGTTGGGTATCGGCCAAGCGGAAGTTCACCGTGGTGCTGATCTCCATTCTTACCCTGAACCTCCAGATCGTGTTGTCCGAGGTGTTCGTGGGCGCTCGGGGCCTCACCGGCGGGTCGACGGGCTTCCCGTACAGGTACTTCTCGCTGGACACGATCGCCGGACCGATCGGCGTGGGCGAGAAACTCGTCCTCTACTACGTGCTGCTCGTGCTGCTGTTCGCGCTGCTGGTGCTGTACGTCTGGCTGGTGAACTCGCGGTTCGGCGTCGCGTTCGCGGCGATCCGCGAGGACGAGGTCGCCGCCTCGTCGATCGGCGTCGACGTCGTTCGGTACAAGGTGATTGCCGGCTTCATCGCCGCGTTCGTCTTCGGCTTCGTGGGCGCGTTCTACGCCAGGGAGGCCGCGTACATCCTCCCGGGGTCGTTCGCGTTCCTCACCGTCGACGTGCTGGTGCTCATCGTCCTGATCGTCGGCGGTCTGCGGACGACGCTCGGCCCCGTCGTGGGCGCGGGTATCGTCGTCGCACTCGAGGAGGTGCTCGTGCAGTCGTTCACCGACTGGCGCGAACCGATCTTCGGCCTGATGCTCATCTTCCTGTTCCTCTACTTCAGAAGCGGGGTGGTCCCGGTCCTCGACGATTTGGTCGAACGGTACGCGCCCTGGAACGACGGGGACGCGGACCCGCCGCCCGAGGGAACCGCCGACTGA
- a CDS encoding thioesterase family protein, producing MVELLRHKVRFGELSYGPFMHNATFFDLLIEATEELSYELGYTVEEIVDAGGVPYAPVAIHAELSRYPRYDDTVVVGVDPVAVGETNVQFEYRFERAADGERFGTARMVQITITPEGTAEPVPEDVRAELEARGPAGLEPIEITPRAPEGDGARFTREVPFRTPHIEAAGLGYFEDYARELSICLETFLEDRGHSLGTLTDGTYPFVPVDWNFTLERSIRFEDDIEIVGQTLDADDRSIDIAYQLRRPATDDICIRGDVTYGCFGGDGERVAFPSEAVELFGDE from the coding sequence ATGGTCGAGCTACTCCGTCACAAGGTACGGTTCGGCGAACTCTCGTACGGCCCGTTCATGCACAACGCGACGTTCTTCGACCTGCTGATCGAGGCGACCGAGGAACTGTCCTACGAGTTGGGGTACACCGTCGAGGAGATCGTCGACGCGGGCGGGGTTCCGTACGCCCCCGTCGCGATCCACGCCGAACTGTCCCGGTATCCGCGGTACGATGACACAGTCGTCGTCGGGGTCGATCCCGTCGCGGTCGGCGAGACCAACGTCCAGTTCGAATACCGGTTCGAGCGGGCCGCAGACGGGGAACGCTTCGGCACCGCCAGGATGGTTCAGATCACGATCACGCCGGAGGGAACGGCCGAGCCGGTCCCGGAAGACGTCCGAGCGGAACTCGAGGCCCGCGGACCCGCGGGCCTCGAGCCGATCGAAATCACCCCTCGCGCGCCCGAGGGCGACGGTGCGAGATTCACGCGGGAGGTCCCGTTCAGGACGCCCCACATCGAGGCGGCCGGACTGGGCTACTTCGAGGACTACGCGCGCGAGCTGTCGATCTGTCTGGAGACGTTCCTGGAGGACCGCGGGCACTCGCTCGGGACGCTAACCGACGGGACGTACCCGTTCGTGCCGGTCGACTGGAATTTCACGCTGGAGCGGTCGATCCGGTTCGAGGACGACATCGAGATCGTCGGACAGACGCTCGATGCAGACGACCGTTCGATCGACATCGCATATCAGCTTCGGCGTCCCGCGACGGACGACATCTGCATCCGAGGCGACGTGACGTACGGCTGTTTCGGCGGCGACGGAGAGCGCGTCGCGTTCCCGTCCGAGGCGGTCGAGCTATTCGGAGACGAGTGA
- a CDS encoding ABC transporter ATP-binding protein produces the protein MLTANDVTKTFGGLVAVDDVEFEIGDGEIVGLIGPNGAGKTTLFNTITGILDPEPGASITFDGRDLVELETHEIARHGVIRTFQIVRVFDEMSVLDNAAAGALFGTEDSVSKEEAREIGREALEFIGLADKADLEAGSLPIAQKKQLELARALAADPKLVLLDEIASGLTPGEIETLTETIRRIRDERGISVFWIEHIMDAIMGVADRIIVLNSGRKIAENSPSAIRNDEEVIEAYLGEEA, from the coding sequence ATGCTAACGGCGAACGATGTGACGAAGACTTTCGGCGGGCTCGTCGCCGTCGACGACGTGGAGTTCGAGATCGGCGACGGCGAGATCGTCGGCCTGATCGGCCCCAACGGGGCCGGGAAGACGACGCTGTTCAACACGATCACGGGGATCCTCGACCCCGAGCCGGGCGCGTCGATCACCTTCGACGGCCGGGACCTCGTCGAGCTCGAAACCCACGAGATCGCCCGCCACGGCGTGATCCGAACGTTCCAGATCGTGCGCGTCTTCGACGAGATGAGCGTGCTCGACAACGCCGCCGCGGGTGCGCTGTTCGGCACCGAGGACTCCGTCTCCAAGGAGGAGGCCCGCGAGATCGGACGGGAGGCGCTGGAGTTCATCGGTCTGGCTGACAAGGCCGACCTCGAGGCGGGATCGCTCCCGATCGCCCAGAAGAAGCAGCTCGAGCTGGCGCGGGCGCTGGCGGCCGATCCGAAGCTCGTGTTGCTCGACGAGATCGCGAGCGGGCTCACGCCCGGTGAGATCGAAACCCTCACCGAGACGATCCGTCGGATCCGCGACGAGCGCGGGATCTCCGTGTTCTGGATCGAACACATCATGGACGCGATCATGGGGGTCGCAGACCGGATCATCGTGTTGAACAGCGGTCGAAAGATCGCGGAGAACTCCCCGTCGGCGATCCGCAACGACGAGGAAGTCATCGAGGCCTATCTGGGTGAGGAAGCATGA
- a CDS encoding enoyl-CoA hydratase/isomerase family protein: MSENEFETLSWSFDDETGIARVTLDRPKAMNAIDEQMQHDMIGVFDRLEELDREADGVAVSVVIMEGAGEKAFSSGLDLNEMEGLENHDDRKLIPDLFCEATDAIESYDAPVIAKIDGLCLGGGFEFAIACDFRYASESSTFGQPEVNFGLLPGGGAAQRLSTIIGVSNAKELCMTGKQIDAEEALEYGALNEVHPGDELDDAVEEFAETLAGQPPLALRGIKDATNMTRQVGYEEALDYGGHIWVSLSQTEDFAEGMAAFAEDREPEYVGR; the protein is encoded by the coding sequence ATGTCCGAGAACGAGTTCGAGACCCTGTCGTGGAGCTTCGACGACGAGACCGGTATCGCCCGCGTCACCCTCGATCGGCCGAAGGCGATGAACGCGATCGACGAACAGATGCAACACGATATGATCGGCGTGTTCGACCGCTTGGAGGAGTTGGACCGCGAGGCCGACGGCGTCGCCGTCAGCGTCGTGATCATGGAGGGCGCGGGCGAGAAGGCGTTCAGCAGCGGACTCGACCTCAACGAGATGGAGGGGCTCGAGAACCACGACGACCGGAAGCTCATCCCGGATCTGTTCTGCGAGGCGACCGACGCCATCGAGTCGTACGATGCCCCCGTGATCGCGAAGATCGACGGGCTGTGCCTGGGTGGCGGGTTCGAGTTCGCCATCGCCTGCGACTTCCGGTACGCGAGCGAGTCGAGCACGTTCGGCCAGCCCGAGGTGAACTTCGGGCTCCTCCCCGGCGGGGGTGCCGCCCAGCGGCTCTCGACGATCATCGGCGTCAGCAACGCCAAGGAGCTGTGCATGACCGGCAAGCAGATCGACGCCGAGGAGGCGCTGGAGTACGGCGCGCTCAACGAGGTCCACCCGGGTGACGAACTCGACGACGCAGTCGAGGAGTTCGCGGAGACGCTCGCCGGGCAGCCGCCGCTGGCCCTCCGAGGGATCAAGGACGCGACGAACATGACCCGACAGGTCGGGTACGAGGAGGCACTGGACTACGGCGGACACATCTGGGTGTCGCTCTCGCAGACGGAGGACTTCGCCGAGGGGATGGCGGCGTTCGCAGAGGACCGGGAACCCGAGTACGTCGGGCGGTAG
- a CDS encoding SDR family NAD(P)-dependent oxidoreductase encodes MSQPTLTEQIGLDDEVVCVTGGAGGIGTAIGETVAELGADVALADVDLAGARENAEALEEKYGVNALAVETDVSSYPEAEAMVETVADELGPIDVLVNNAGIASNQRFADTDPGDWETWIGVALFGTLNCTHAVIPSMVARGRGTIVNFASGSYRGNDPGLAVYGAAKAANVSFTKTIAKEVGPDGVRVNCVSPGTVRTPATEDWLDAHEDTIAKSYALERVGEPEDVANVVALLAGEATGWVTGEVVHVDGGYLRR; translated from the coding sequence ATGAGTCAGCCAACGCTCACAGAACAGATCGGATTAGACGACGAGGTCGTGTGCGTCACAGGCGGTGCCGGCGGGATCGGGACGGCGATCGGGGAGACGGTCGCCGAGCTCGGTGCCGACGTGGCGCTGGCGGACGTCGACCTCGCGGGCGCGAGAGAGAACGCGGAGGCGCTGGAGGAGAAGTACGGTGTGAACGCCCTCGCCGTCGAGACCGACGTATCGTCGTACCCGGAGGCGGAGGCGATGGTCGAGACCGTCGCCGACGAGCTCGGCCCCATCGACGTGCTCGTGAACAACGCCGGCATCGCGTCGAACCAGCGCTTCGCCGACACCGACCCGGGCGACTGGGAGACGTGGATCGGGGTCGCCCTGTTCGGGACGCTGAACTGCACGCACGCGGTCATCCCGAGCATGGTCGCACGCGGCCGCGGGACGATCGTCAACTTCGCGAGCGGCTCCTACCGCGGCAACGACCCCGGACTCGCGGTGTACGGGGCCGCGAAGGCGGCGAACGTCTCGTTCACGAAGACGATCGCAAAGGAGGTCGGTCCCGACGGCGTGCGCGTCAACTGCGTCTCCCCGGGCACCGTCCGGACGCCCGCGACCGAGGACTGGCTCGACGCACACGAGGACACGATCGCGAAGTCGTACGCGCTCGAGCGGGTCGGCGAGCCCGAGGACGTCGCGAACGTGGTCGCGCTCCTGGCGGGCGAGGCGACCGGTTGGGTCACCGGAGAGGTCGTCCACGTGGACGGCGGCTACCTCCGACGGTAA
- a CDS encoding phenylacetic acid degradation PaaB family protein yields the protein MNYEVLTRISPGDDLIHVGSVEAPSDKLAKNYADTTYDEEDWSVMVLVRREDLIKVTGDLNDEVEMGELV from the coding sequence ATGAACTACGAGGTGCTGACCCGGATCAGCCCGGGCGACGACCTGATCCACGTCGGGAGCGTCGAGGCCCCCTCGGACAAGCTGGCGAAGAACTACGCCGACACCACCTACGACGAGGAGGACTGGTCGGTGATGGTGCTCGTCCGGCGCGAGGACCTCATCAAGGTGACCGGCGACTTGAACGACGAGGTCGAGATGGGTGAGTTGGTATGA